Proteins encoded by one window of Deltaproteobacteria bacterium:
- a CDS encoding indolepyruvate/phenylpyruvate decarboxylase has protein sequence MSPPLTLATYLLDSLVDHGVSTIFALPGDYVLTFCHEIEKRSDLKLITLSTEAGIGFAAQAHARAGRCLGVACVTYGVGAFSMVNQVACAYAEMVPLVVISGGPYRQEKVKEGILLHHQVKALTGQLNIYEELTCYSAILDDPKTAATRIQEALQAATDFMRPVYLEVPRDLCNAPILHPKRPKKSLPSVDEAGIEEASLEIVSRLQDSEQPCLMVGIEVQRRGLTEKTVALAEKIGCPVVSSFLARGTFPPKHPQYLGTYLGFASEPVVREAVERSDCLLMLGVLFSDTNMAARLRGISPKKVIQCIGGELLIGHHKYERVPLSHLLDQVLEKYRGKIKKGTVLPHHKSPLPTAPPPGAPIKIQDVVDLLNNFLKTEKQMIVIADTGDALLASYEIESERVMASTYYATMGFAVPSALGVQLGTGERPIVLVGDGAFQMTGPEISHCRRYGINPIIIVLNNQSWVMLETFLPEAKYNKLVNWPYAEMARLWGGNGFRVKTASEFKEAVQKAYRSDQFSLIEVLLQPRDITRTLKRFAEEI, from the coding sequence ATGAGCCCTCCTCTAACACTCGCCACCTATCTTCTCGATTCCCTCGTGGACCACGGTGTCTCGACGATCTTCGCATTGCCTGGCGATTATGTCCTCACCTTCTGTCATGAAATCGAGAAGCGTTCCGACCTTAAGCTGATTACCCTCTCTACGGAGGCCGGAATCGGCTTCGCCGCGCAGGCCCATGCCAGGGCCGGCCGATGCCTGGGGGTTGCCTGTGTCACTTATGGGGTCGGGGCGTTCAGCATGGTCAATCAGGTCGCCTGCGCTTATGCCGAAATGGTCCCTTTGGTCGTCATCAGCGGCGGGCCTTACCGTCAAGAAAAAGTAAAAGAGGGGATCCTCCTGCACCACCAGGTGAAGGCACTCACGGGTCAACTCAATATCTATGAGGAACTCACCTGCTATTCAGCAATTCTGGACGACCCCAAAACCGCCGCCACCAGGATTCAGGAGGCGCTTCAGGCAGCAACTGACTTCATGCGCCCTGTTTATTTGGAGGTCCCACGCGACCTCTGCAACGCACCAATTCTCCATCCCAAGAGACCGAAGAAGAGCCTTCCATCGGTTGATGAGGCCGGCATTGAAGAGGCCTCTCTCGAGATCGTCTCGCGCCTGCAGGATTCAGAACAGCCCTGCCTCATGGTAGGGATCGAGGTCCAGCGACGGGGGTTGACCGAAAAAACAGTTGCCCTTGCAGAAAAAATTGGCTGCCCCGTTGTCTCCTCGTTCCTGGCGCGAGGGACCTTCCCCCCGAAGCATCCCCAATACCTTGGGACTTATCTCGGCTTTGCCAGTGAACCGGTGGTTCGCGAGGCGGTGGAGCGCTCCGACTGTCTCCTGATGCTCGGTGTCCTCTTTTCCGACACCAACATGGCGGCCCGCCTGCGAGGGATCAGCCCTAAAAAGGTTATTCAATGTATCGGAGGTGAACTGCTGATCGGGCATCACAAATATGAACGGGTTCCCTTGAGTCACCTCCTGGATCAGGTCCTTGAAAAATACCGGGGCAAAATAAAGAAGGGGACCGTTTTGCCTCATCACAAATCTCCCCTGCCGACCGCCCCCCCTCCCGGTGCGCCAATCAAGATCCAGGACGTTGTCGATCTCCTCAACAACTTCCTGAAGACGGAAAAGCAGATGATTGTCATCGCCGATACGGGGGACGCCCTGCTCGCCTCTTATGAAATCGAGTCGGAACGCGTCATGGCCTCTACCTACTACGCCACCATGGGATTCGCCGTCCCTTCCGCCCTGGGGGTTCAACTCGGGACAGGCGAGAGACCGATCGTCCTGGTTGGAGACGGCGCCTTTCAGATGACCGGGCCTGAAATTTCTCACTGCCGACGTTACGGGATCAACCCGATCATCATCGTTCTCAACAATCAAAGCTGGGTGATGCTGGAGACCTTCCTCCCCGAGGCAAAATATAATAAATTGGTCAATTGGCCTTATGCCGAAATGGCCAGGCTCTGGGGTGGAAACGGTTTTCGGGTCAAAACGGCTTCTGAATTTAAAGAAGCCGTTCAGAAGGCGTATCGCTCAGACCAATTTTCCTTAATCGAGGTCTTGCTTCAACCGCGAGATATCACCAGGACGCTCAAAAGGTTTGCGGAGGAAATTTGA
- a CDS encoding 2-oxoacid:acceptor oxidoreductase family protein: protein MVLQSGILGRLEEGATIDLRADGKAGSGLVMILQTFADAVSRGGIYQSQEWPFFSSARKGANVRVFLRIGKGPIHVTCQIERPDIAVLVTERTGTEIDFAGGMSDGFYVINTERSPLEIAKSFQLRGEIFTVAGDRLGQEFLGRPIPNISVLAALQKALPLISVEQLLEALTETGRKRRLADRYLLANQSCFRSSLKEVRHATVLGEEGWTHPLPAFAGYRGYPIGGQSRLRTSLTNQTANYAPPGRRLVFSDPLDRCNGCSLCIFNCPEGIIEFEPHEKLGVRVTGAKSNQFCKLCRECIEVCPVELFSEMREGA from the coding sequence ATGGTACTTCAAAGCGGCATTTTGGGACGTCTGGAGGAAGGGGCAACGATTGACCTTCGGGCCGATGGGAAGGCGGGGAGTGGTCTTGTGATGATCCTCCAGACCTTTGCCGATGCGGTCTCCCGTGGAGGGATCTATCAATCGCAGGAGTGGCCGTTTTTCAGCTCGGCCCGGAAGGGGGCGAACGTCAGGGTTTTTTTAAGGATCGGGAAGGGGCCTATCCATGTGACCTGCCAGATCGAGAGACCGGACATCGCTGTTTTGGTGACGGAAAGAACGGGAACCGAGATCGATTTTGCCGGTGGGATGTCGGATGGGTTCTACGTTATCAATACGGAGCGCTCTCCCCTGGAGATCGCCAAATCGTTTCAACTGCGTGGAGAGATTTTTACGGTGGCCGGGGATCGATTGGGGCAAGAGTTTCTTGGACGTCCGATTCCAAACATCTCCGTTCTGGCTGCCTTGCAGAAGGCACTACCGCTGATCTCGGTTGAGCAGCTCCTTGAGGCGTTGACGGAGACCGGTCGGAAAAGGAGACTTGCGGATCGCTATCTCTTGGCGAATCAGAGCTGTTTCCGCTCCTCTTTAAAGGAGGTTCGTCACGCAACAGTTTTGGGGGAGGAGGGCTGGACCCATCCGCTTCCCGCTTTTGCAGGGTATAGAGGATATCCGATTGGGGGACAGAGCCGGCTTCGGACGAGTCTCACGAATCAGACTGCCAATTATGCCCCGCCGGGGAGAAGGCTCGTTTTTAGTGATCCGCTCGATCGATGTAATGGTTGTAGTCTCTGTATTTTTAATTGCCCGGAGGGGATCATCGAATTTGAGCCGCATGAAAAGCTCGGAGTTCGTGTGACGGGTGCCAAGTCGAACCAGTTTTGCAAATTGTGCCGGGAATGTATTGAGGTCTGCCCGGTTGAGCTGTTTTCTGAGATGAGGGAAGGGGCCTGA
- a CDS encoding GGDEF domain-containing response regulator, which yields MEKNRLQILLIDSDPSRFSIVREKLYHTDAPIKAELFHETEGGLQAAKTNFYDLIFSDHHPPAINALHLLKELQRGGIHTPVVLVTGHEEIRTAREAFKLGARDYLLKEELESISLLDLISEVLLKDQEVAAHRKWQLHLRDQASRDSLTGLFNHGYFLQILERESLRAARFQRPLSLLMIDLDGFKPINDTCGHPVGDQVLVRVGDLLLKSVRSLDTVARYGGDEFAILLPETKSKMAFRIARRILNEIQRNPLLHQNKIFPVGASIGISSLDSRIPTQSSTKLLEEADTALYTAKRSGRGGIVLFNETIASPEGSSLHVS from the coding sequence GTGGAAAAAAACAGACTGCAAATCCTCTTGATCGATAGCGATCCATCCCGATTCTCTATTGTCCGCGAGAAACTGTACCATACAGATGCCCCGATCAAGGCGGAGCTTTTTCATGAAACCGAGGGTGGACTCCAGGCAGCCAAGACAAATTTTTACGACCTGATCTTCTCCGATCACCATCCGCCGGCGATCAACGCCCTCCATCTGTTAAAAGAGCTGCAACGAGGGGGAATTCATACACCTGTTGTACTCGTTACCGGCCACGAGGAAATTCGAACGGCACGTGAGGCATTTAAGCTAGGGGCCCGTGATTATCTTCTCAAAGAGGAGCTTGAGTCGATCTCGCTACTCGATCTGATCTCGGAAGTTCTTCTGAAGGACCAGGAGGTCGCCGCCCACCGTAAATGGCAACTTCATCTGAGGGACCAAGCGTCTCGAGACAGTCTAACAGGGCTATTCAATCATGGCTATTTTTTACAGATTCTGGAGAGGGAATCGTTAAGGGCCGCCCGTTTTCAAAGACCATTATCTCTGCTCATGATCGACCTCGACGGTTTCAAGCCGATTAATGATACCTGTGGCCACCCTGTTGGTGATCAGGTGCTTGTCAGGGTTGGTGATCTACTTCTAAAATCGGTCCGCTCCCTGGATACCGTCGCCCGCTATGGGGGTGACGAATTTGCAATTCTACTGCCTGAAACCAAATCAAAAATGGCCTTTAGGATTGCCAGGAGAATCCTCAATGAAATTCAGAGGAATCCACTCCTTCATCAAAACAAAATTTTTCCTGTAGGGGCAAGTATCGGAATCTCCTCCCTCGATTCGAGAATCCCAACGCAAAGCTCGACCAAGCTCCTCGAGGAGGCCGATACAGCACTTTATACGGCAAAGAGGTCTGGACGTGGAGGAATCGTCCTATTCAATGAGACAATAGCCTCTCCAGAGGGTTCGTCACTACACGTTTCATAG
- a CDS encoding OmpA family protein, producing MQRSDLMKKIVVLFLMGLWVSPAWGITSGSVQNFHPATDNSPYLTTSGSSLLNPWQYHLGLSFDFSPKILTRRVGTVTQTMVDELLMSHLYGAIGLFPWLETGLDLPIALRADAVSLNRLSADNTNITRDKGLGLGDVRLETKLRLLDAEQFPLGIAFSPFFFLPTGDGNHFIGDNSFSGGARFVVDTTIAEKVQLALNAGYRIRKAFAFPGTTTRRDDEILLGFGVAIKAIPEVDVIGEISSSLLASDPFQRSTETPFEAGGALRFHLPWVEGLDLSLGVMAGLNNGYGAPSYRALGALSYTAPSEKKLRPAPPPPPPAVAEPIPEPPPQAADESIVTITATEIGIKKRVHFEKNRGEIQEVSYEILDAVAQTLKDYPQIKKIQIEGHTDSKGNEVYNLTLSQKRAEAVRQYLINKGVAPERLRAMGFGSSEPIDTNDTEIGRAKNRRVTFTILEKEVTPPTPPQPTPTQAPQPSPEVLDESSISP from the coding sequence ATGCAACGATCTGACCTTATGAAAAAAATCGTCGTCCTCTTTTTAATGGGACTTTGGGTTAGCCCCGCTTGGGGAATTACAAGCGGATCGGTTCAAAATTTCCATCCCGCAACCGATAACAGCCCCTACCTGACTACTTCAGGTTCATCTCTCCTAAATCCCTGGCAGTATCATCTCGGCCTCTCCTTCGACTTTTCGCCAAAGATCCTCACACGACGCGTTGGAACGGTAACGCAAACGATGGTGGATGAACTCCTCATGAGTCACCTCTATGGGGCGATCGGTCTCTTTCCCTGGCTTGAGACAGGACTCGACCTGCCGATTGCGTTACGGGCCGACGCTGTCAGCCTTAATCGACTCTCCGCCGACAACACCAACATCACGCGTGATAAAGGTCTGGGACTTGGCGATGTTCGTCTGGAGACAAAACTGAGACTCCTCGATGCAGAACAGTTTCCATTAGGGATCGCGTTCTCCCCATTCTTTTTTCTTCCAACGGGAGATGGAAATCATTTTATCGGTGACAACAGCTTCTCGGGAGGGGCAAGGTTTGTCGTTGACACGACGATCGCAGAAAAGGTCCAGCTCGCACTTAACGCCGGCTATCGGATACGAAAGGCGTTCGCCTTCCCGGGGACGACAACGCGGCGGGATGATGAAATCCTTCTTGGCTTTGGTGTTGCCATCAAGGCGATTCCTGAGGTCGATGTTATTGGAGAGATCTCCTCCTCGCTGCTCGCCTCGGACCCTTTTCAACGATCAACGGAGACCCCTTTCGAGGCAGGCGGTGCCCTCCGCTTTCACCTCCCCTGGGTTGAAGGACTTGATCTTTCTCTCGGAGTGATGGCCGGACTCAACAATGGCTATGGAGCCCCAAGCTATCGAGCCCTCGGGGCACTCTCCTACACGGCTCCAAGCGAGAAAAAATTGCGCCCCGCCCCCCCACCACCTCCCCCGGCGGTTGCCGAGCCAATTCCGGAGCCGCCGCCCCAAGCAGCAGACGAATCAATTGTGACGATCACAGCAACGGAGATAGGGATTAAAAAGAGGGTTCATTTTGAAAAGAACAGGGGTGAGATCCAGGAGGTCTCTTATGAAATTCTGGATGCCGTCGCACAAACCCTCAAAGATTATCCCCAGATCAAGAAGATCCAGATCGAAGGGCATACCGACAGCAAGGGGAATGAGGTCTATAATCTGACCCTCTCACAGAAGAGGGCGGAGGCGGTCCGACAGTACCTCATTAATAAAGGAGTCGCACCGGAGCGGCTCCGAGCGATGGGCTTCGGCTCCTCTGAACCGATCGATACAAATGATACGGAGATCGGTCGCGCAAAGAACCGGCGAGTGACATTTACAATTCTTGAAAAAGAAGTGACTCCTCCGACGCCCCCTCAACCGACACCAACCCAAGCCCCACAACCTTCTCCGGAAGTCCTGGACGAGAGCAGTATCAGCCCATAA
- a CDS encoding HlyC/CorC family transporter: protein MIYPLLIIFFLLLMSASFSSFETAVFSLSPLEKHRLKQAGGLSALVLKVLEKPRELLTTVLLGNELVNVAISILAGSLAYQFLKGHDVRFVYVLSLAVATFLILVFGEIIPKNIAIRNRQTVSHFLIFPFNVFSWLMTPLRRLLTVITDRLVALFGILPQRRMIVEEEFKTLLEMGREEGTLEEFERTFLQKVFDFSSIHVSQIMTPRRSIVAIPDTFPPEEVLGVLRENRYSRIPVYKGRLDEVIGILHAKSLLDLKVSEPSVINLSERMKTFVTVRPHQKLPEVFEEFKQKRVHMGIVKDEHGSTVGIITMDDLLEGLFP, encoded by the coding sequence ATGATTTATCCTTTGCTGATTATCTTTTTTCTGCTGTTGATGTCGGCCTCCTTTTCCAGTTTTGAGACGGCTGTTTTCTCCCTTTCCCCCCTGGAGAAGCATCGATTGAAACAGGCGGGTGGTCTGTCGGCGCTTGTTCTTAAGGTTTTGGAAAAACCTCGAGAACTTCTGACGACCGTTTTACTGGGAAATGAGCTCGTCAATGTCGCGATTTCGATCCTTGCCGGTAGCCTGGCTTATCAGTTTTTGAAGGGGCATGACGTTCGGTTTGTTTATGTTTTATCATTGGCCGTTGCCACTTTTCTGATCCTCGTTTTTGGGGAGATCATCCCCAAAAACATTGCGATTCGAAACCGTCAGACGGTTTCCCATTTTCTGATTTTTCCGTTCAATGTCTTTTCATGGCTGATGACCCCGTTGCGCCGCCTTCTCACGGTGATCACCGACCGTCTTGTAGCACTTTTTGGTATTCTCCCTCAGCGGCGAATGATCGTTGAAGAGGAGTTCAAGACACTACTCGAGATGGGGCGTGAAGAAGGGACCCTGGAGGAGTTCGAAAGGACCTTTCTCCAGAAGGTTTTTGATTTTTCATCGATTCATGTTTCGCAGATCATGACCCCGCGTCGGTCGATCGTGGCGATTCCTGACACCTTTCCGCCGGAGGAGGTTTTGGGGGTTCTTCGCGAGAACCGCTATTCCCGTATTCCGGTCTATAAGGGACGCCTCGATGAGGTCATCGGCATCCTTCATGCCAAGAGCCTTCTCGATTTGAAGGTGTCCGAACCCTCCGTCATTAACCTGTCGGAGAGGATGAAAACATTTGTAACGGTTAGGCCCCATCAGAAGCTCCCGGAGGTTTTTGAGGAGTTCAAACAGAAGCGGGTCCATATGGGGATTGTGAAGGATGAGCATGGAAGTACGGTCGGGATCATCACCATGGATGATCTTTTGGAGGGTCTCTTTCCATGA
- a CDS encoding nucleotide exchange factor GrpE, translating to MSKMSFRGKEGGEASPVKEGPVDPTNRSGATEGKTQELEQKVKDLDQALLEMKNSYLRAMADLDNYKKRVIKERAEIILSTSERLLRELLEVKDHLEMAVQHSHGATDVKPLHEGILLTLKQMDQFLEKVGVTPIKSLGEPFSPAFHEALMEEESVEFQPRSVIKEFQKGYLFQGKLLRAARVVIAKDKKL from the coding sequence ATGTCCAAAATGTCTTTTAGAGGGAAAGAGGGTGGTGAGGCTTCACCCGTGAAGGAAGGTCCTGTTGATCCAACCAACCGGTCGGGGGCAACGGAGGGAAAAACTCAGGAGCTTGAACAAAAAGTGAAGGATCTCGATCAGGCGCTCCTTGAGATGAAGAACAGTTATCTTCGTGCAATGGCCGACTTGGACAATTACAAGAAAAGGGTCATTAAAGAGCGGGCGGAAATTATTCTCTCTACCAGCGAACGTCTTCTAAGGGAGCTACTGGAGGTGAAAGATCATTTAGAGATGGCGGTACAACATTCCCACGGAGCGACGGATGTAAAACCTCTTCATGAAGGGATCCTCTTGACCTTAAAGCAGATGGATCAGTTTTTGGAAAAGGTCGGTGTCACTCCGATCAAATCACTCGGAGAACCGTTCAGCCCCGCTTTTCATGAGGCATTGATGGAGGAGGAGAGCGTGGAGTTTCAACCCCGATCGGTCATTAAGGAATTTCAAAAAGGATATTTGTTTCAAGGCAAATTGCTGCGGGCGGCACGGGTCGTGATTGCCAAGGACAAAAAATTGTGA
- a CDS encoding ABC transporter substrate-binding protein, protein MKRNFWILFVFFLFACGPMREPRVAVPLPRTPEMETAFQGAEELFLSRKYPEAVSAYENYLARFPYNYFTAKTHYRLGEIYFSREQWKEAIPHYQESLRKKISSEWGGEALYEMAACYYRLGEHEAVFKAFGRMPPDIPASLKVRSGSLRVNAARKAKSAEEEVRGFLELVDGYSLLAPAESSIGELTWVFNQRESTEFVREWAGLSGSAGEVRSLRRLYQDFKGKLSGGYVLWKLVKTMHAMGNYEKVASWGELYLQEHPKHEFVPSAHALLAEIGKREAGVRQKVGVVLPLSGRLSVYGESVLHGLECAAGIFEPCRGDLDLILEIRDTEGDPQKAARFVEELAGIPEVVSIIGPLSQSEAEVAAPIAERLEIPLVALSQKPKLPEVGRYIFRNFLTIADQVATVVHYACQELNQKEFAILYPQGEGGQEYLKEFERDVGDCGGTVIAKESYALEAADFLGPLRNLKLARQDYNVEKKNPFDVLFFPGTYRQIPDLMSGLSFLKMDQILVLGGAGWDHPELTTIKEPGLEKAVFVNGFYARSEEFRTKDFNASFKASYDLEPTLLEAYAYDSLRLLGSVLRGRPGITRPDLQEALTGVKNFEGVTGNISFNEEGDARRRLFLLQAKGGEIREIR, encoded by the coding sequence GTGAAGAGAAATTTCTGGATCCTTTTTGTTTTTTTCTTGTTTGCCTGTGGGCCCATGAGGGAACCGCGTGTTGCCGTGCCCCTTCCCCGTACCCCCGAGATGGAAACCGCCTTTCAGGGTGCTGAGGAACTCTTTCTTTCCAGAAAATATCCTGAGGCCGTCTCTGCCTATGAGAATTATCTCGCCCGATTTCCCTACAATTATTTTACGGCGAAGACCCACTACCGTTTGGGAGAAATCTATTTTTCCCGCGAGCAATGGAAGGAGGCGATTCCTCATTATCAGGAGTCACTTCGAAAAAAGATTTCATCGGAGTGGGGAGGAGAGGCGCTCTATGAAATGGCCGCCTGTTATTATCGTCTTGGTGAGCATGAGGCGGTTTTTAAAGCGTTTGGTCGAATGCCTCCGGACATCCCCGCTTCTCTCAAAGTGCGCTCCGGTTCTCTTCGTGTGAATGCGGCAAGAAAGGCAAAGAGTGCTGAGGAGGAGGTTCGTGGATTTCTTGAATTGGTGGATGGATACAGCCTTCTGGCTCCGGCGGAATCAAGTATTGGTGAGCTGACCTGGGTTTTCAATCAGCGGGAGTCGACTGAATTTGTACGTGAGTGGGCTGGTCTGTCCGGCTCTGCAGGAGAGGTTCGCTCGCTCAGACGGCTTTATCAGGACTTCAAGGGGAAGCTGTCGGGGGGATACGTCCTGTGGAAGCTGGTCAAGACGATGCATGCCATGGGCAACTATGAAAAGGTCGCTTCGTGGGGGGAGCTTTATCTTCAGGAACATCCAAAGCACGAGTTTGTTCCATCGGCCCATGCCCTCCTCGCTGAGATTGGCAAAAGAGAGGCTGGTGTCCGGCAAAAAGTGGGGGTTGTTCTTCCCCTTTCAGGCCGACTTTCTGTTTATGGTGAGTCGGTTCTGCATGGTCTCGAATGTGCTGCAGGAATTTTTGAGCCTTGTCGAGGTGATCTCGATTTGATTCTTGAGATTCGGGACACGGAGGGAGATCCTCAGAAGGCTGCGAGGTTTGTAGAGGAGTTGGCTGGAATTCCCGAAGTCGTTTCTATCATCGGGCCACTCTCACAATCAGAGGCAGAGGTGGCTGCGCCGATTGCGGAACGACTGGAGATTCCACTTGTCGCCTTGTCGCAAAAACCGAAATTGCCAGAGGTCGGTCGTTACATCTTCAGGAATTTTCTGACCATTGCGGATCAGGTGGCGACTGTGGTTCATTATGCCTGCCAGGAATTGAATCAAAAAGAGTTTGCAATTCTTTATCCTCAGGGGGAGGGCGGGCAGGAGTATCTTAAGGAGTTTGAAAGAGACGTGGGCGATTGTGGTGGGACGGTTATTGCCAAAGAGAGCTATGCCCTGGAGGCGGCCGACTTTCTTGGCCCACTTCGAAATCTTAAACTCGCTCGGCAGGACTATAATGTTGAGAAGAAGAACCCGTTTGATGTCCTCTTCTTTCCCGGCACCTACCGTCAAATTCCGGATCTGATGTCCGGTTTAAGTTTTTTGAAGATGGATCAGATTTTGGTCCTCGGGGGAGCCGGCTGGGATCATCCCGAGCTCACAACGATCAAGGAGCCGGGACTTGAGAAGGCGGTCTTTGTGAACGGCTTTTATGCGAGATCGGAGGAGTTTCGCACCAAAGACTTCAACGCCTCCTTCAAGGCGTCCTACGATCTCGAGCCGACCTTGCTGGAGGCTTATGCCTATGATTCCCTCAGACTTCTGGGGTCCGTTTTAAGGGGACGTCCGGGGATCACGCGCCCTGATCTTCAGGAGGCGCTTACCGGTGTTAAAAATTTTGAAGGAGTGACCGGAAACATCTCTTTTAATGAGGAAGGGGATGCCCGGAGGAGACTCTTTCTCCTTCAGGCAAAAGGTGGAGAGATTCGAGAGATAAGGTAG
- a CDS encoding HlyC/CorC family transporter, with the protein MIWGDLIQLCFWSVFCLFFEAVFSGTEMALVACDKLKLSHRAGRGDRRARIALTLAKKPEWFFSTTLLGQNLFIVGNSILVTFFIFRHFGMEYEWVGLLLAPIVLIFGEAVPKSVFQRGADRLGPWFSPFILFFSYLFSPIVWLLSRLTLLLMGGVRGTLLGGHPVTPESLELLVKSSEVPLNLPVHFHKTILRILSFPKRKVYEVMTPLAEVFSLWDSLTIKEAIVQTSEGGYSHIPVFNKKAHNIVGIVGTFDLLMAKKLTASVESLMQPPLYVANLMGIRDLFYLFRERRSNMAVVVDEYGGAVGIVTFEDLIEEILGAIDDEYDQAEKQWTAVSEGNYLVKGRMTLDEVNETFSWALPKGHYETLAGFLLNRFGRFPGVGETLKFGPLVFTVQKGTSRLLDEVMVQVDKGRKV; encoded by the coding sequence ATGATCTGGGGCGATCTGATTCAGTTGTGTTTCTGGTCTGTTTTCTGCCTGTTTTTTGAGGCGGTTTTTTCCGGCACGGAGATGGCACTCGTTGCCTGTGACAAGCTTAAATTAAGTCATCGGGCCGGGCGGGGGGATCGTCGGGCCCGTATCGCTCTGACGCTCGCGAAAAAACCGGAGTGGTTTTTTTCGACGACCCTTCTGGGGCAGAATCTTTTTATTGTTGGCAATTCCATTCTTGTCACCTTCTTCATCTTTCGCCATTTCGGGATGGAGTATGAGTGGGTCGGTCTCTTGCTCGCGCCGATCGTTCTCATTTTTGGCGAAGCGGTCCCAAAATCTGTTTTTCAGCGTGGGGCGGACCGGCTGGGGCCCTGGTTTTCACCTTTTATCCTGTTCTTTTCGTATCTTTTTTCACCGATTGTCTGGCTTCTCTCCCGTTTGACGCTTCTCTTGATGGGAGGGGTGCGTGGAACGCTGCTCGGGGGGCATCCAGTCACTCCTGAATCGCTCGAATTGTTGGTCAAGAGTTCCGAGGTGCCTTTGAACCTTCCCGTTCATTTTCACAAAACAATCCTTCGAATCCTCTCCTTCCCCAAGAGGAAGGTTTATGAGGTCATGACCCCCCTTGCGGAGGTCTTTTCACTTTGGGACAGCCTTACGATCAAGGAGGCGATTGTACAGACAAGTGAGGGGGGATATTCCCACATCCCGGTTTTTAACAAAAAGGCCCATAACATTGTCGGGATTGTCGGTACCTTTGACCTTCTGATGGCGAAGAAGCTGACCGCTTCCGTCGAGTCTCTCATGCAGCCGCCTCTCTACGTGGCGAACCTCATGGGAATCCGGGATCTTTTTTACCTGTTTCGTGAACGGCGATCCAATATGGCAGTCGTCGTCGATGAGTATGGTGGTGCTGTAGGGATTGTGACTTTTGAGGATCTGATCGAAGAGATCCTCGGAGCGATTGATGATGAGTATGATCAGGCTGAAAAGCAATGGACGGCGGTTTCTGAGGGAAATTACCTCGTCAAGGGCAGGATGACGTTGGATGAAGTGAATGAGACGTTTTCATGGGCCTTGCCCAAAGGGCATTATGAAACTTTGGCCGGGTTTCTCTTAAATCGATTTGGCCGCTTTCCGGGCGTTGGAGAGACTCTGAAATTCGGTCCTTTAGTGTTTACAGTTCAGAAGGGAACCTCCCGGTTGCTTGATGAGGTCATGGTTCAGGTGGATAAAGGGAGAAAAGTTTGA
- the thiL gene encoding thiamine-phosphate kinase: MVKRLGEFEFIRAISKGKQKGRGVLCGIGDDAAIVRSSREKDLLMTTDMVIEGVHFRTDTSSLIQIGRKAMLVNLSDIAAMGGVPRYAVVGAGMPVRLPMNRRVLLMEGMEQVARENRFSIVGGDTNRSDKILLSVTLIGEVETGRGLKRDGARSGDLIYVTGKLGEAAEALKKKTHHEPPNRVQVGRWLVFRKMARSCIDISDGFLGDLNHILEESRVGAEIWTGRLPGKASLLLKLTGGEDYELLFTASPHRKIPSKIHGIPVTVVGTITSQMGGISLCDEKGRRLPLPRRLGFSHF, translated from the coding sequence ATGGTGAAGCGCCTGGGGGAGTTTGAGTTCATCAGAGCAATTTCAAAGGGAAAGCAGAAGGGGCGAGGTGTTCTCTGCGGCATCGGTGACGATGCCGCCATCGTCCGTTCTTCAAGAGAGAAAGATCTTCTCATGACCACGGATATGGTGATCGAAGGGGTTCATTTCCGGACCGACACCTCTTCCCTGATTCAGATCGGTCGCAAGGCGATGCTCGTGAATCTCTCTGATATTGCGGCGATGGGTGGAGTTCCGAGATATGCAGTGGTTGGGGCTGGAATGCCCGTTCGTCTGCCAATGAATCGGAGGGTGTTGCTCATGGAGGGGATGGAGCAGGTGGCCCGTGAGAACCGGTTTTCCATTGTGGGGGGTGATACTAACCGATCGGATAAAATTCTTTTGAGTGTCACCCTGATCGGGGAGGTCGAAACGGGAAGGGGGCTGAAGAGGGATGGAGCGAGAAGCGGCGACCTGATTTATGTGACGGGAAAGTTGGGAGAGGCTGCAGAGGCGCTGAAGAAAAAAACTCACCATGAGCCGCCCAATCGGGTTCAAGTCGGTCGATGGCTCGTTTTCCGGAAGATGGCACGGAGTTGCATCGATATCAGCGACGGTTTTTTGGGGGATTTAAATCACATTCTTGAGGAGAGTCGGGTTGGGGCCGAGATTTGGACAGGTCGGTTGCCAGGAAAAGCATCGCTTTTACTCAAATTAACGGGAGGTGAGGATTATGAGCTCCTTTTTACCGCCTCGCCCCACCGGAAAATTCCCTCAAAAATTCATGGCATTCCGGTGACGGTCGTTGGTACAATAACTTCCCAGATGGGGGGAATCAGCCTTTGCGACGAAAAGGGGAGGAGGCTTCCGTTGCCTCGCCGGCTCGGCTTCTCCCATTTTTAA